Proteins encoded together in one Magnetospirillum sp. 15-1 window:
- a CDS encoding branched-chain amino acid ABC transporter permease → MQYFVDQVISGIAVGAIYGLVAMGFSVIYKATGLLNFAQGEMSMVTAYVAWSLASLVPGNVWLVAGGSLAASLLLGLVIERVVMRPMLGEPVFATVMVTIALSVILRSVIQLIWDPYPHALDLGVGRDVVQIGQTGIRTGQIAVMATLLAVTGGVWLFFRYSRVGKAMRAVASDERAAQLMGISAARIHAVAWMGSSMIAGIAGVFFALIYNVSPSLYHVGLKAFPATILGGLDSVLGSGFSGVFLGVAENLAGGYLAPTMKEIIGFVIIIAVLMIRPFGLFGQRDIERV, encoded by the coding sequence ATGCAGTACTTCGTAGACCAAGTCATATCTGGAATAGCCGTGGGTGCAATCTACGGTCTGGTTGCGATGGGGTTTTCCGTAATCTACAAGGCAACGGGATTGCTCAACTTTGCCCAGGGTGAGATGTCCATGGTGACCGCCTATGTCGCCTGGAGCCTTGCCAGCTTGGTTCCCGGCAATGTGTGGTTGGTGGCGGGCGGCTCCCTGGCTGCGTCTCTGCTGCTCGGCCTGGTGATCGAGCGGGTGGTCATGCGGCCGATGCTGGGAGAACCCGTCTTTGCCACCGTCATGGTGACGATCGCCCTGTCGGTCATTCTGCGTTCGGTTATTCAACTCATCTGGGATCCCTATCCGCATGCCCTCGATCTCGGCGTAGGGCGGGACGTTGTCCAGATCGGCCAGACTGGGATACGCACCGGCCAGATCGCCGTGATGGCGACGCTTCTCGCCGTCACTGGTGGGGTATGGCTGTTCTTCCGGTATAGCCGGGTGGGCAAGGCGATGCGGGCGGTGGCCAGCGACGAGCGTGCCGCCCAACTAATGGGGATCAGTGCCGCGCGGATTCATGCGGTGGCATGGATGGGGTCTTCCATGATCGCCGGCATCGCCGGAGTGTTCTTCGCTCTGATCTACAACGTGTCGCCCAGCTTGTATCACGTCGGATTGAAGGCGTTCCCGGCCACCATTCTCGGCGGCCTCGACTCGGTGCTGGGCTCCGGATTCAGCGGCGTCTTCCTGGGGGTGGCGGAGAATTTGGCCGGCGGCTATCTGGCGCCGACCATGAAGGAAATCATCGGCTTCGTCATCATCATCGCCGTGCTGATGATCCGCCCCTTCGGCCTGTTCGGCCAACGCGATATCGAGAGGGTGTGA
- a CDS encoding methylmalonyl-CoA mutase family protein produces MKRATDYGYELKSVYTPDDIKGFDYQAHLGDPGVYPYARGYHAQGYRSRTWTQRMTAGLGWSTDANKVLKKYREMGQTGGICVISDRVFSHCIDSDHPLGRKEAGVLGWSGCSLLEFEELMEDIPLTGQSITLLGSSAPSVMRLAYVVALAEKRGLDVTQIHGSVIESPFENYFGQTDVQPFDLNLKLFLDASEYVIRNKIRMRAAIISQHFQESGGNNAQALALELATLKELCGMLVNERGLDFDDVANLPYELVTVGTRFFEEIAKMRALRRMWAKMAKEEFKAKKDKSCQLLIAVHTSGRTMTYQQPLNNIVRCAIQTLAGAIGGCTAMDNATLDNAHAEPSALAARMSLNTQHIVAVETGAVDVVDPLAGSYFVEHLTNKVEEEAYKILAKIDEMGGTIAALKAGYIQKMLSDEASFKFAEIDRKERLVVGVNHLAIPPEEDYEIPIQELHAGESEAIGQRMAEWKKTRDIPAVTDALRKLYADAKKGDRFNLMPSIIDAVKVYATSGEVIGVIRMGRGLSYDPFNVIDCQFSLN; encoded by the coding sequence ATGAAGCGAGCAACAGACTATGGTTATGAACTGAAATCGGTCTACACGCCCGATGACATCAAGGGATTCGACTACCAGGCGCATCTGGGAGATCCCGGCGTGTATCCCTATGCCCGGGGATATCACGCGCAGGGCTACCGCAGCCGGACCTGGACTCAAAGAATGACGGCGGGTCTCGGGTGGTCGACCGACGCCAATAAAGTGCTGAAGAAGTATCGGGAGATGGGCCAAACCGGCGGCATCTGCGTCATCAGCGACCGTGTCTTCTCGCATTGCATCGACTCCGATCACCCGCTCGGCCGGAAGGAAGCCGGCGTCCTGGGATGGTCGGGATGCTCCCTCCTCGAATTCGAGGAACTGATGGAGGACATCCCGCTGACCGGTCAGTCCATCACGCTGCTGGGGTCCAGCGCGCCCTCCGTCATGCGCCTGGCCTATGTGGTGGCCTTGGCCGAAAAGCGGGGATTGGACGTGACCCAGATTCATGGCAGCGTCATCGAATCGCCGTTCGAGAATTATTTCGGGCAGACCGACGTCCAGCCGTTCGACCTGAACCTGAAGCTGTTCCTTGACGCCTCGGAATACGTCATCCGCAACAAGATCCGCATGCGGGCCGCGATCATCAGCCAGCACTTCCAGGAATCCGGCGGCAACAACGCCCAGGCCCTTGCCCTGGAACTGGCGACGCTCAAGGAATTGTGCGGTATGCTGGTCAACGAGCGGGGCCTGGATTTCGACGATGTCGCCAATCTGCCCTACGAACTCGTCACGGTCGGCACCCGGTTCTTCGAAGAGATCGCCAAGATGCGGGCGCTCCGCAGGATGTGGGCGAAAATGGCCAAGGAAGAGTTCAAGGCCAAGAAGGACAAGTCGTGCCAGTTGCTGATTGCGGTCCATACCTCGGGCCGGACCATGACCTATCAGCAGCCCCTCAACAACATCGTGCGCTGCGCCATCCAGACCCTGGCGGGGGCGATCGGCGGCTGCACCGCCATGGACAACGCCACCCTGGACAACGCCCATGCCGAGCCCTCGGCGCTGGCCGCCCGTATGTCTCTGAACACCCAGCACATCGTCGCGGTGGAAACCGGTGCGGTCGATGTGGTCGACCCTCTCGCCGGGTCGTATTTCGTGGAGCACCTCACCAATAAGGTCGAGGAAGAGGCATACAAAATTCTGGCGAAGATCGACGAGATGGGGGGGACGATCGCCGCCCTGAAGGCTGGATATATCCAGAAAATGCTGAGCGATGAAGCCAGTTTCAAATTCGCCGAAATCGACAGGAAGGAGCGGCTAGTGGTTGGCGTCAATCACTTGGCTATTCCGCCGGAAGAGGATTACGAGATTCCGATTCAAGAGCTCCATGCCGGCGAGTCCGAGGCCATCGGGCAGCGGATGGCGGAATGGAAGAAGACGCGGGATATTCCTGCGGTGACCGACGCCCTGCGGAAGCTTTATGCCGACGCCAAAAAGGGGGATCGGTTCAACCTGATGCCGTCGATTATCGATGCAGTGAAAGTCTACGCGACCTCGGGAGAGGTCATCGGCGTGATCAGAATGGGACGCGGGTTGAGCTACGACCCGTTCAACGTGATCGACTGCCAGTTTTCGCTCAACTGA
- a CDS encoding cobalamin-dependent protein (Presence of a B(12) (cobalamin)-binding domain implies dependence on cobalamin itself, in one of its several forms, or in some unusual lineages, dependence on a cobalamin-like analog.) — protein MTKETRVKAIVTMIGLDGHTTGGEVVARILRDAGIEVVYLGVNQTPEMIVQAAIQEDVDIIGVSSHASNYSQIEELVDLLRKKDADDIPVVCGGNIPRVQAQKLKAKGIAEVFPPGASSDEIVGFIVSQARGNRAVSATPAA, from the coding sequence ATGACAAAGGAAACTCGCGTCAAGGCGATCGTCACCATGATTGGCTTGGACGGACACACGACAGGGGGCGAGGTCGTCGCCCGGATTCTGCGGGATGCCGGTATCGAGGTGGTATATCTGGGGGTCAATCAGACCCCGGAGATGATCGTTCAGGCCGCCATCCAGGAAGACGTGGATATCATCGGCGTCAGTTCCCACGCGTCGAATTATTCGCAGATCGAGGAATTGGTTGATCTGCTGCGGAAAAAGGACGCGGATGACATCCCTGTCGTCTGCGGAGGTAATATTCCCCGGGTACAGGCCCAGAAACTGAAGGCGAAGGGGATTGCCGAGGTGTTTCCTCCCGGAGCCTCGAGCGATGAGATCGTTGGCTTCATCGTCTCCCAGGCACGAGGGAATCGGGCCGTATCGGCAACTCCCGCAGCTTGA
- a CDS encoding branched-chain amino acid ABC transporter permease: protein MRSGNYKESVAELIMLSDSPPVWVWGAILFLALIVAPYVVNAYALSFIILILITGTGALGLHLLTGCTGLISLGHVGFLMLGAYAYAVPVAKFGLSPLIGFLLAGVVPALASIVVGVPSLRLKGLYLAITTLAFSFIISHLVLAMSWLTNGARGISLMRPEIFGIDFSSEASFAHLCQLVATLTLFAVLNIQRSRVGRAFVAIRDNDIAARTMGINLAGYKLRAFMASAFISGIAGALFGLYLSFVSVEGFPFLMSVEALAILIIGGLGSTVGVVFGTIFIVLLPEMARLGFGLLGAGAQQLFSTAAHELRTVIYGLAIILFLRFEPRGLAGLWGDVKRLWGNWPLRY from the coding sequence ATGCGGAGCGGAAATTACAAGGAGAGCGTCGCCGAGCTCATAATGCTCAGCGATTCGCCGCCGGTCTGGGTATGGGGCGCCATTCTGTTCCTGGCGCTGATCGTCGCGCCATATGTGGTCAACGCCTATGCGCTGTCGTTCATCATTCTGATCCTGATCACCGGGACGGGAGCGCTGGGGCTTCACCTGCTGACCGGATGCACCGGCCTCATCTCGCTGGGGCATGTGGGCTTCCTGATGCTGGGGGCCTACGCCTACGCGGTGCCGGTGGCCAAATTCGGCTTGTCCCCCCTCATCGGCTTCCTGCTCGCCGGTGTGGTGCCGGCCCTGGCCAGCATCGTCGTCGGGGTGCCGTCGCTGCGGCTCAAGGGGTTGTACCTCGCCATCACCACCCTGGCCTTCTCGTTCATCATCAGTCATCTCGTCCTTGCCATGAGTTGGCTGACCAACGGTGCGCGCGGCATTTCGCTGATGCGTCCGGAAATATTCGGCATCGATTTCTCCAGCGAGGCGTCGTTCGCCCATCTATGCCAACTGGTGGCGACGCTGACTCTGTTCGCGGTCCTCAACATCCAGCGCAGCCGGGTCGGGCGGGCCTTCGTCGCTATCCGCGACAACGATATCGCTGCCCGCACCATGGGGATCAACCTGGCCGGCTACAAGCTGCGGGCCTTCATGGCCAGCGCCTTCATCAGCGGAATCGCCGGGGCCTTGTTCGGCCTCTACCTCAGCTTCGTCTCGGTCGAGGGCTTCCCCTTCCTGATGAGCGTCGAGGCGCTGGCCATCCTGATCATCGGCGGCCTGGGGTCGACGGTGGGGGTGGTGTTCGGAACCATCTTCATCGTCCTTCTGCCGGAGATGGCCCGGCTCGGCTTCGGATTGCTTGGGGCGGGGGCGCAACAGCTCTTTTCTACCGCCGCCCATGAGCTGCGGACCGTGATCTACGGTCTGGCGATCATCCTCTTCCTGCGTTTCGAGCCGCGCGGCTTGGCCGGTCTTTGGGGTGACGTCAAGCGGCTTTGGGGCAATTGGCCTCTTCGCTACTAA
- a CDS encoding ABC transporter substrate-binding protein produces MFWRVSLIAVLAVFASVAHAEQGVTDTEILLGEVEPLSGPPALLGVAYNVGTKVAIAEANAAGGVNGRKLRLIAEDDGYVAARAVQAFRKLVEVDKVFALTSLSASHGVAALPVVEKSGIPTMASIAPVNALYSPPRKNVFVIGQSYEEGTAGLVTYLAAKYPGKKWGVITQDDDYGMTVKAGFAAAAKRNNINVVYDAEYKKGQQDFSSEMLALRSAGVEVFLMGGIISENGAMMRELEKLKAKPVVGIMWPGRLEATLKLMGPQSDGTYAVDYVVADQSQAVKAFLERAKSLLSEAEVKAVNRYSLVGYASGRVLIEAMRRCGKDLTWACAIKELESTKGAETGVMGPVTFGPGVRFSAQGLRIMEADFASLKFRPVP; encoded by the coding sequence ATGTTCTGGAGAGTGAGCCTTATCGCAGTCTTGGCGGTATTCGCCTCGGTGGCGCATGCCGAACAGGGAGTGACCGATACCGAAATCCTTCTCGGCGAAGTCGAGCCCCTGAGCGGGCCGCCGGCCCTGCTTGGAGTCGCCTACAATGTCGGTACCAAGGTGGCCATCGCCGAAGCCAATGCGGCCGGTGGTGTCAACGGGCGCAAACTGAGGCTGATCGCCGAGGACGACGGCTATGTCGCGGCCAGGGCGGTGCAGGCGTTCCGTAAGCTGGTGGAGGTCGACAAGGTCTTCGCCCTGACCTCGCTATCCGCATCCCACGGAGTCGCCGCGCTGCCGGTGGTGGAGAAGAGTGGCATCCCCACGATGGCTTCGATCGCCCCGGTCAACGCCTTGTATTCGCCGCCGCGCAAGAACGTGTTCGTGATCGGGCAGTCCTACGAGGAAGGGACGGCCGGACTGGTGACCTATCTTGCCGCCAAATATCCCGGCAAGAAATGGGGCGTGATTACCCAGGACGATGATTATGGCATGACGGTCAAGGCGGGTTTCGCCGCCGCTGCCAAGAGAAACAACATCAATGTCGTTTATGATGCCGAATACAAGAAAGGGCAGCAGGATTTCTCATCTGAGATGCTTGCCCTTCGCTCCGCCGGGGTCGAGGTGTTCCTCATGGGCGGTATCATCTCCGAAAACGGGGCGATGATGCGTGAGCTGGAGAAGCTCAAGGCCAAACCGGTCGTCGGAATAATGTGGCCGGGCCGGCTGGAGGCGACTCTCAAGCTGATGGGGCCGCAGAGCGACGGGACCTACGCGGTGGACTACGTGGTGGCCGACCAGAGCCAGGCGGTCAAGGCGTTCCTGGAGCGTGCCAAAAGCCTGCTCAGCGAGGCGGAAGTCAAGGCCGTCAACCGCTACAGCCTGGTCGGATATGCCAGCGGCCGCGTGCTGATCGAAGCCATGCGGCGGTGCGGCAAGGATCTGACCTGGGCCTGTGCCATCAAGGAATTGGAAAGCACCAAGGGAGCCGAGACCGGAGTGATGGGACCGGTGACGTTTGGTCCTGGCGTCCGCTTCTCGGCCCAAGGATTGAGAATCATGGAGGCGGATTTCGCATCCCTCAAGTTCAGGCCTGTTCCCTGA